The genomic window AGTTTTATTCACAGTGAGGTTTTTGATGTCGATGGCGATGGCGACGCCGACTATATCGGTGCCAACTACAACCCCGGGCTGATTGTCTGGATGGAACAGCCTGACGAGCCGACCAAGCAGCGTTGGCCGATACATCTGGTCGACGATCAGGTTCATGGGATCCATGGTTTGCTGAAGGGCGACGTCGATCAAGACGGCAAACTGGATCTGTTGGCAACCAGCGCCCAGCCGCGGGGCACGTACCCCGAATCGCTGGCTTGGTTCCGCGTCCCCGATCAACCGCGGACCGCCGCGCGATGGGAGCCGTTAATTGTGGCCGATAAAGATGCACCGGGGCTGACGCACTACCTGGGCCTTGGCGATGTCGACGGAGACGGCCGGCCGGATGTGGCCACCGGAGCCAAAGGCGGCGCGGCCGCGGCGCCATCGATTGGCGAGTACTTCGCGTGGTGGCAGGCGCCCGAGTCCTACGACCAACCCTGGACCAAGCACATGATCAGCGACAGCCAGCCGGGGGCCACCAATATTCATCCCGCCGATATCAACGGCGATGGGCAGACAGATTTCCTGGCCTCACGCGGTCATGGACGCGGAGTCGTGTGGTTTGAAGGGCCGGATTGGAAGCAACACACGATTCACGCCACGCTACAAGAACCGCATTGTTTGGTGGTCCAGGATCTGGACGGGGACCAAGACATCGACGCAGCGACCTGTGCCTTCGGCGACAAGTTAGCCGTGTGGTTTGAAAACGATGGTCAAGGTCATTTCATCACCCATCTGATAGGCCGTGACCAAGAGGCCTACGACATCCGCGCCCTGGATATGGACAACGATGGCGATACGGATCTCTTAATCGCCGGCCGCGGTTCCAAAAACGTGGTCTGGTACGAAAAGCTGTAAGCCTAGACTACGGTCTGGGTAGGATTGGTTCTGACGATACAATGAGCGGTACGAAATTACCTCGAATTCATGCTCGTGCCGAAGGATGGAGTCACCATGACCACCGCTACGCTGCCCGCTCGCAATGCCGTGCCCACCGCACATACCTGGGATCTGTCCAGCTTGTTTGCCGATGATGCAGCGTGGGAGGTCGATTTTAAGCTTCAGGACGAAGCCATCGCGACTTACGAAACCTATCGGGGCCGCTTGGGGGAATCCGCCGCCACCCTGGCCGAGGCCCTGAGGTTTGACAGCGATTTCGATCGCCGCGCCGAGCGACTGGGGATCTATGCGTTCCTCAAATCCACCGAAGATCAAGCCGATAGCACGTATCAGGCGCTCAAGTCGCGGTATCAAAATCAAGCCGTGCGGGCCTCCCAAGCGGCTAGCTACATGCGACCTGAATTG from Roseimaritima ulvae includes these protein-coding regions:
- a CDS encoding FG-GAP repeat domain-containing protein encodes the protein MPTFSLADLRPTTILLLLAATLPAQAETVDDTALWKKHVIHSGTQCLTAVAADFSGDGLPDVITTSAKTTRLFVAPDWQEVVIGEHPTVKSFIHSEVFDVDGDGDADYIGANYNPGLIVWMEQPDEPTKQRWPIHLVDDQVHGIHGLLKGDVDQDGKLDLLATSAQPRGTYPESLAWFRVPDQPRTAARWEPLIVADKDAPGLTHYLGLGDVDGDGRPDVATGAKGGAAAAPSIGEYFAWWQAPESYDQPWTKHMISDSQPGATNIHPADINGDGQTDFLASRGHGRGVVWFEGPDWKQHTIHATLQEPHCLVVQDLDGDQDIDAATCAFGDKLAVWFENDGQGHFITHLIGRDQEAYDIRALDMDNDGDTDLLIAGRGSKNVVWYEKL